Proteins from a single region of Chloroflexota bacterium:
- a CDS encoding ABC transporter permease, which yields MIAPRSRVTPPFVLAAVVALVGVWALAAILVGNPILPVPWVVAEAFWREWTNGLWEDLLVSAYRVVLSIIIAVILAAPAGMAVGQAPMIDRIASPLIYLIYPVPKIVLLPIIMLFLGIGETSKIFIISLILYFQILVLTRDAAYAVRPELVLSVRSLGARRRHLLRYVYFPAVLPSILSALRITSGTAIAVLFFTETFATQSGLGYFIVVQSWGRVDYPAMYAGIVAMAALGLSLYAVIEFLDRRFCAWVQAGV from the coding sequence ATGATCGCTCCGCGTTCGCGTGTCACCCCACCGTTCGTTCTCGCCGCTGTTGTGGCGCTGGTGGGGGTATGGGCGTTAGCGGCGATACTGGTTGGCAATCCGATCTTGCCGGTGCCGTGGGTGGTGGCGGAGGCCTTCTGGCGCGAGTGGACGAACGGCTTGTGGGAAGACCTGCTCGTCAGTGCCTACCGCGTGGTGCTGAGCATCATCATTGCCGTGATCCTGGCGGCGCCGGCGGGCATGGCCGTGGGCCAAGCGCCCATGATAGACCGCATTGCCAGCCCGCTCATCTACCTCATCTACCCCGTGCCCAAGATCGTGCTGCTGCCCATCATCATGCTCTTCCTGGGTATCGGCGAGACCTCCAAGATATTCATTATCAGCCTCATCCTGTACTTTCAGATTCTCGTGCTCACCCGTGACGCCGCCTACGCCGTGCGGCCCGAGCTCGTGCTCTCGGTGCGTTCGCTGGGCGCGCGCCGCCGCCATCTGCTGCGCTACGTCTACTTCCCGGCGGTGCTGCCGTCTATCCTCAGCGCGCTGCGCATCACTAGCGGTACGGCCATAGCTGTGCTGTTCTTCACCGAAACTTTCGCCACACAGAGCGGACTGGGGTACTTCATCGTGGTGCAGTCATGGGGACGCGTGGACTACCCCGCCATGTACGCGGGGATTGTGGCGATGGCCGCGCTCGGTCTCAGCCTGTACGCCGTCATCGAGTTCCTCGACCGCCGCTTCTGCGCCTGGGTGCAAGCAGGGGTATAG
- a CDS encoding class I SAM-dependent methyltransferase, whose protein sequence is MGFQDTSDYTSVASHYDATRTIPFGLLHTCFERIFVKAGFPDLGRILDAGCGTAQVSLPLIKTGHSVVGVDVSPAMLEIARQKLEPGDSAEFRLGDVRALEDPRDSYDAVVVSKLFQHVGNWQSAVDELIRVTRNGGLFMHINEKGAFKHAVRRQFSTRCRERGYTDLYVGIKDRSELGEYLLAKSATSLAVDTHDLTWEKTITYGTALEHLRLKLHSEFWAVPDRAYDHILAEVQTWVRAQPAGEETLETMRPYLVAEVFIIRK, encoded by the coding sequence GTGGGATTTCAAGACACCTCTGATTACACTTCGGTCGCGTCGCACTATGATGCAACGCGCACCATTCCCTTTGGGCTCTTACACACGTGTTTCGAACGCATTTTCGTGAAAGCTGGCTTCCCCGATCTGGGCCGCATACTCGATGCCGGCTGCGGCACCGCACAAGTCTCCCTTCCGCTGATAAAGACTGGCCATAGCGTGGTAGGTGTGGACGTGTCGCCGGCCATGCTGGAAATCGCCCGGCAGAAACTGGAACCCGGTGACAGTGCAGAGTTCAGGCTGGGCGACGTGCGTGCACTAGAAGACCCACGAGATTCCTATGATGCGGTTGTGGTTTCCAAGCTCTTTCAACACGTCGGCAACTGGCAATCGGCCGTTGATGAGCTTATCCGGGTGACGAGGAATGGCGGCCTGTTCATGCACATCAACGAAAAAGGCGCCTTCAAACATGCGGTAAGAAGGCAGTTTTCCACCCGCTGTCGGGAGCGGGGCTATACCGATCTCTACGTAGGTATCAAAGACCGCAGTGAACTCGGCGAATATCTGCTTGCAAAGAGTGCGACGTCGCTCGCCGTCGACACCCACGACCTGACTTGGGAAAAGACCATCACGTACGGGACAGCGCTAGAACACCTGCGGCTAAAGCTCCATTCGGAGTTCTGGGCGGTGCCTGACCGAGCGTATGACCACATCTTGGCAGAGGTTCAGACGTGGGTGCGCGCGCAGCCTGCGGGTGAAGAAACGCTCGAAACGATGCGCCCCTATCTGGTGGCCGAAGTCTTTATCATCAGGAAGTGA
- a CDS encoding TraR/DksA C4-type zinc finger protein, translating into MARELEHRVDRVQRLQEARDALAALLANSIATDLRERERGSDASADDDDFVDLAQEVAIQEDREAVLDVLRRDLRAFDQAWQKAEAGTYGVCEDCGEGISAERLEFVPEATLCVACQTRRERAWFGAR; encoded by the coding sequence ATGGCCAGAGAGCTAGAGCATAGAGTAGACCGCGTGCAGCGGTTGCAAGAGGCGAGGGACGCCCTGGCAGCGCTCCTTGCAAACTCAATCGCAACCGACTTGCGGGAACGTGAACGTGGCAGTGATGCTTCGGCAGACGATGATGATTTTGTGGACTTGGCGCAGGAAGTCGCCATCCAAGAGGATCGTGAAGCAGTGCTTGATGTGCTGCGGCGCGACCTGAGGGCCTTCGATCAGGCCTGGCAGAAAGCCGAGGCCGGCACCTACGGCGTCTGCGAAGACTGCGGAGAGGGCATATCTGCGGAACGCCTGGAGTTTGTGCCGGAAGCTACGTTGTGCGTCGCGTGCCAGACCCGGCGCGAGCGCGCCTGGTTCGGGGCACGTTGA
- a CDS encoding Gfo/Idh/MocA family oxidoreductase → MRTHRIAVAGLGSFTQRVLLPGLLSCDRVHVVGAFTRSQERAAEMQSQHSSLPIHTDFSRMLAVAEPDIVLVGTPNAAHAPMTIEAAQRGCHVICEKPLAPTLQGAEAMAAAVAKAGVRTAVNFTFRSIGAARYAKHLLDEGRVGRISHVTVLYLQDIRHGADRPKVWRMDGEVAGAGALGDVGSHAIDLVRWWCGEFASVTGHTFTHNVERDGGAVSNDDTAVSLARLESGVPVTLHISQAAAGRSNSLRVEVYGEEGSLIFTAERGVEPTVRVAEPGEIGFMQLPVPMEFTVAYEDFPAYHAARLVGTILGTDFVADFADGLAAQRVIDAVQRAAADNTWTDLLLA, encoded by the coding sequence ATGAGGACGCATCGGATTGCCGTTGCCGGTCTGGGTTCCTTTACGCAACGCGTCCTGCTGCCCGGCCTCTTGAGTTGTGACCGCGTACACGTGGTTGGCGCCTTCACGCGGAGTCAGGAGCGCGCCGCAGAAATGCAGTCGCAGCACTCGAGTTTGCCGATACACACAGACTTCTCGCGGATGTTGGCTGTTGCCGAGCCGGACATCGTATTAGTCGGCACCCCAAATGCCGCACACGCGCCCATGACCATCGAGGCCGCCCAACGGGGCTGTCACGTCATCTGCGAGAAACCCCTTGCGCCAACACTGCAGGGAGCCGAGGCGATGGCGGCGGCTGTAGCCAAGGCCGGCGTGCGCACGGCGGTCAACTTTACCTTTCGTTCAATTGGCGCCGCGCGCTACGCCAAGCACCTGTTGGACGAAGGTCGCGTGGGGCGGATTTCTCATGTTACCGTACTGTACCTGCAAGACATTCGGCATGGCGCGGACCGCCCCAAAGTATGGCGCATGGATGGTGAAGTAGCCGGGGCCGGCGCGCTCGGCGACGTGGGCAGCCACGCTATCGATCTGGTGCGGTGGTGGTGCGGTGAGTTTGCTAGTGTAACAGGTCACACCTTCACACACAACGTGGAGCGCGACGGCGGCGCGGTTAGCAACGACGATACGGCAGTCTCGCTCGCGCGGCTGGAATCGGGTGTGCCGGTCACGCTGCACATCAGTCAGGCGGCGGCCGGTCGCTCAAACTCGCTGCGCGTGGAAGTCTACGGCGAGGAAGGAAGTTTGATCTTCACGGCAGAACGCGGCGTGGAGCCCACGGTGCGGGTGGCTGAACCGGGTGAAATTGGCTTTATGCAGTTGCCGGTTCCTATGGAATTCACCGTGGCGTATGAGGACTTCCCTGCGTATCACGCCGCGCGGCTGGTGGGCACCATTCTCGGTACGGACTTTGTGGCAGACTTTGCCGACGGTCTGGCGGCACAGCGCGTGATTGATGCAGTGCAAAGAGCGGCCGCCGACAACACCTGGACCGATCTCCTCCTAGCCTAG
- a CDS encoding AI-2E family transporter translates to MLYFTAMDNLPESRDIRITPMSFVLGAGVVLIVVFIAIIATRIVSVLVLLFLGILLAESIRPIANKLRTWKIPRGAAVMIVYFLLALVLTGLGLILVPPLVVQVREVDDITLELADWARDEVPRLYQISVDFGFDDEVRELGSDLTSTITQLIGTLAVVPFQVLGFLFGVVSVLVIGFFWMSATERLNRSVIALLPPKRATAVRNLAAELSQRAGGWVRGQVILMVFIGTVTFVGLFVLGVPYPLALATWASLMEIIPIIGPFLGAIPAVLVALIISPWLALATAILYVIIQQLENNILVPKVMERAVGLHPILVMVGVLAGGVLYGILGIVIAVPLVAAMQVLVMRLALPWLIAQMATEDDPKTHATGDGLPRSQGSAVDESAPAHEAPETPASDPKTSRT, encoded by the coding sequence ATGCTGTATTTCACTGCTATGGACAACCTTCCCGAATCACGCGATATCCGCATCACGCCTATGAGCTTTGTGCTTGGCGCAGGCGTGGTTTTAATTGTGGTTTTCATCGCCATCATTGCCACGCGCATCGTCAGCGTGCTGGTGCTGCTGTTTCTCGGCATCCTCCTGGCGGAATCAATTCGGCCGATCGCCAACAAGCTGCGGACCTGGAAGATCCCCCGCGGCGCTGCTGTTATGATCGTCTATTTCCTGTTGGCGTTAGTACTAACAGGACTGGGCCTGATTCTCGTCCCTCCACTTGTGGTGCAGGTACGTGAAGTAGACGACATAACATTGGAGCTTGCCGACTGGGCGCGGGACGAAGTCCCAAGGCTCTACCAGATATCGGTAGACTTTGGTTTCGACGACGAAGTGCGGGAACTTGGCTCGGATCTCACCAGCACAATCACGCAGCTCATCGGTACCTTGGCTGTTGTACCGTTTCAGGTCTTAGGGTTCTTGTTCGGTGTGGTGTCTGTGCTCGTGATTGGCTTTTTCTGGATGAGCGCCACGGAACGGCTCAATCGTTCGGTGATCGCGCTCTTGCCGCCAAAGCGCGCGACGGCGGTCCGCAACCTGGCCGCCGAACTCTCCCAACGCGCCGGCGGGTGGGTGCGCGGCCAGGTCATTCTCATGGTATTCATCGGCACCGTGACGTTTGTCGGCCTCTTTGTGCTAGGAGTGCCGTATCCGCTTGCCCTGGCGACATGGGCCAGCCTCATGGAGATCATCCCCATCATCGGACCGTTTCTGGGGGCCATTCCGGCAGTACTCGTTGCGCTCATAATCTCCCCCTGGCTGGCGTTGGCCACGGCAATCCTGTACGTGATCATTCAACAGTTGGAGAACAATATACTCGTCCCCAAAGTGATGGAGCGCGCCGTGGGTCTGCACCCCATTCTCGTAATGGTTGGCGTGTTGGCGGGAGGCGTGCTGTACGGGATACTCGGCATTGTGATTGCCGTACCGCTCGTGGCAGCGATGCAGGTGCTCGTCATGCGCCTCGCGTTGCCTTGGCTCATCGCACAAATGGCTACAGAAGATGACCCGAAGACACATGCAACTGGGGATGGGTTACCAAGAAGCCAAGGGAGCGCTGTAGACGAATCTGCGCCCGCCCACGAAGCCCCAGAGACACCTGCATCCGATCCCAAGACCTCACGGACCTAG
- a CDS encoding DNA methyltransferase, translated as MNKLYYGDCLTIMQDMPLGSVDLIYLDPPFNSNRTYNAIYKDETGNPLPDQIEAFCDAWELDEERERVIRAMPVLMREAGIDDSAARLWQLWMNALRNTQPRLLAYLSYMTERLIVMQRILKPTGSIYFHCDPTASHYIKVIMDAVFGHGNFRNEVIWGYRTGGVSKRWFGRKHDVILFYVKASKHATFHVEKEKSYNRDCKPYRFKGVKEYQDENGNWYTMATMRDIWEINAIGRTSKERLGYTTQKPIALLTRIIKASSNPGDLVLDPFAGCATTLEAAHRLERQWIGIDIAIHAVKRVAQVRLGDRCGLIEGRDYTVEGVPRNLEGAQDLWERDKYHFQKWAVEQIEGFVTTRRTNDGGIDGRLYFYLPNNLNIQSMVLEVKGGKNINVSIIRDLRGVLERDDALMAGLIIMAPLSAAKERNFNREMAQAGSIDVHGIHYPRMQILTVEEILEGKRFSTPNIAAGRHDAQPKLPIA; from the coding sequence ATGAACAAGCTCTACTATGGCGATTGCTTGACCATCATGCAGGACATGCCTCTAGGTAGCGTAGACCTCATATACCTTGACCCTCCCTTCAACTCTAATCGAACCTACAATGCCATTTACAAAGACGAAACGGGCAACCCTCTTCCCGACCAAATAGAGGCGTTCTGTGACGCGTGGGAACTAGATGAAGAGCGCGAGCGCGTTATACGGGCAATGCCCGTCTTGATGCGTGAAGCCGGGATTGATGACTCTGCTGCAAGGCTTTGGCAACTTTGGATGAATGCATTGCGAAATACACAACCCCGCTTGCTTGCATACCTGTCTTATATGACGGAGCGATTGATTGTTATGCAACGCATTCTGAAGCCAACAGGGAGCATCTATTTCCACTGCGACCCCACAGCGAGCCACTACATAAAAGTGATTATGGATGCTGTATTTGGTCACGGGAATTTTAGAAATGAAGTCATTTGGGGGTACCGTACTGGTGGTGTCAGCAAGCGCTGGTTTGGCAGAAAACATGACGTAATACTCTTCTACGTGAAAGCATCCAAGCATGCGACGTTTCATGTTGAAAAAGAGAAATCGTACAATCGAGACTGTAAACCATACCGCTTCAAGGGTGTAAAAGAGTATCAAGACGAAAATGGAAATTGGTACACAATGGCAACAATGCGTGACATTTGGGAAATCAATGCTATCGGGCGAACATCGAAAGAACGGCTTGGTTATACAACGCAGAAGCCTATTGCCTTGCTGACTCGCATAATCAAGGCGTCAAGCAATCCTGGAGATCTCGTACTAGACCCATTTGCGGGCTGCGCGACGACACTTGAGGCTGCCCATAGACTAGAAAGACAGTGGATTGGAATTGATATAGCGATACACGCTGTCAAGCGAGTTGCCCAGGTCCGTCTTGGCGACCGTTGCGGGCTGATAGAAGGAAGAGATTACACTGTGGAAGGAGTGCCGCGCAACTTGGAGGGCGCTCAAGACTTGTGGGAGCGGGACAAATATCACTTCCAGAAGTGGGCAGTTGAGCAAATCGAAGGATTTGTGACCACGCGACGAACTAACGACGGAGGAATTGATGGGCGGCTTTACTTTTACTTGCCAAATAACCTCAATATTCAGAGCATGGTATTGGAAGTCAAAGGTGGCAAGAATATTAATGTCAGTATCATTCGTGATCTCAGGGGAGTGCTTGAGAGGGATGATGCACTCATGGCCGGGCTTATCATCATGGCACCACTAAGTGCAGCAAAAGAGCGCAATTTCAATCGCGAAATGGCGCAAGCGGGTAGCATTGATGTACACGGGATTCATTACCCGCGCATGCAAATATTGACTGTTGAAGAGATATTAGAAGGCAAGAGGTTTAGCACGCCTAATATCGCGGCTGGTAGGCATGATGCGCAGCCAAAGCTTCCCATAGCATAA
- a CDS encoding IS1595 family transposase: protein MDIIKVFQRFPDHESCIEHLEKVRWADDPECPFCRSTQVARKADGERVGRWNCHACHNSYNVLHGTIFQGTKVPLQKWFLAISIVLNAKKSLSSCQLARDLDMVQSTAWRLAMKIRNGMVTDSALLTGIVEADETYIGGKPRKGNNTKPRGKNPRGRGTKKLPVLGAVERGGKVSAQPTPRVTAKTLKAFLTRRVSSDALLMTDQLPAYGRMGDWIRHATVDHGKCYVEGITHVNTIEGFWALLKRALFGQHHHYTTRHAAAYVAEACYKYNIRRNENAFGDFIQATVS from the coding sequence ATGGATATAATCAAAGTCTTTCAACGATTTCCCGACCACGAGTCTTGCATCGAGCATCTTGAAAAGGTGCGCTGGGCTGATGATCCCGAATGCCCGTTTTGCCGGAGTACACAGGTAGCGCGTAAAGCTGACGGTGAGCGCGTAGGCCGCTGGAATTGCCATGCTTGCCACAATAGCTACAACGTACTGCACGGTACGATTTTTCAAGGCACTAAGGTACCGCTGCAAAAGTGGTTTCTAGCTATCTCCATAGTGCTGAATGCTAAGAAGTCTCTCAGTAGTTGTCAACTAGCGCGTGACCTAGACATGGTTCAGTCAACGGCATGGCGTTTGGCAATGAAAATCCGCAACGGCATGGTCACCGATAGCGCATTGCTAACCGGCATCGTTGAAGCCGACGAAACCTACATAGGCGGCAAGCCACGTAAGGGCAACAACACCAAGCCTAGAGGCAAAAATCCTCGTGGGCGCGGTACCAAGAAGCTACCCGTGCTTGGTGCAGTAGAGCGCGGCGGCAAAGTGTCAGCACAGCCCACGCCACGTGTGACTGCTAAGACGCTTAAGGCTTTTCTCACACGCCGCGTAAGTTCCGACGCATTGCTAATGACCGACCAACTCCCCGCCTATGGCCGCATGGGTGACTGGATACGCCATGCTACAGTTGATCACGGCAAGTGTTACGTTGAAGGCATAACCCACGTCAACACCATTGAAGGCTTTTGGGCATTGCTCAAGCGGGCATTGTTCGGACAGCATCACCACTACACCACGCGCCATGCCGCAGCGTACGTTGCCGAAGCCTGCTACAAGTACAATATCCGGCGCAATGAGAATGCGTTTGGCGACTTCATTCAGGCGACAGTCTCATGA
- a CDS encoding ComEA family DNA-binding protein, translated as MIDGEQQPIPGQGAGDSGGSLQWLERNRLSIVLLLVVLTAVALGLYALQLRNTAPITVTPVQTELRDVKVYITGAVAQPGVYPATSGERVGDVVARAGGFTTEADPVAINLARRIRDELHVHVPAKGDTAQLSVSGTDPSTLRPININTATQRELEALPGIGEVTARRILASREADGPFANVDDLRRAGVRESVIEQIRSLVVAE; from the coding sequence GTGATCGACGGCGAGCAACAGCCAATTCCGGGACAAGGCGCTGGGGATTCCGGCGGTTCGCTCCAATGGCTGGAACGAAACCGCTTGAGCATTGTGCTCTTGCTGGTCGTGCTCACTGCTGTTGCGCTGGGCCTGTACGCCTTGCAGTTGCGCAATACCGCGCCGATTACGGTGACGCCGGTGCAGACGGAGTTGCGCGATGTCAAGGTGTACATCACGGGCGCCGTGGCGCAACCGGGCGTCTACCCTGCCACGTCCGGCGAACGGGTTGGCGACGTGGTGGCGCGCGCCGGGGGTTTTACGACGGAAGCCGATCCCGTAGCGATCAATCTGGCGCGGCGCATACGGGACGAGTTGCACGTTCACGTTCCCGCTAAGGGAGATACGGCGCAATTAAGCGTGTCCGGCACGGACCCGTCCACCCTCAGGCCGATTAACATTAATACGGCAACGCAAAGGGAACTTGAAGCGCTGCCCGGCATCGGCGAGGTGACCGCCCGCCGCATCCTCGCCTCCCGCGAGGCCGACGGTCCGTTTGCCAACGTGGACGATCTGCGCCGCGCGGGCGTGCGCGAATCCGTGATCGAGCAGATTCGTAGTTTGGTGGTCGCCGAGTAA
- a CDS encoding Gfo/Idh/MocA family oxidoreductase, translating to MDDIRVGLVGLGHRGLHWLRMLERIEGYRITALCDPIVTLHERALDALESREGVKAYASYEDMLGDSQVDAVAVTVRCKEQGALAAMALEAGKHVNTEVPAAHTLEDCWRIVLAQERSGLVYQLGEQTRFWGYIDAWRDVVQSGKLGQITFCEGQYIGYYGTRQFFQDPASGEFASVDELYEKPGAQPTWLHTMPPIHYLPHELSPLLKVLDDRVVNVTAMSTGAPSYSHPEIGQPDIQVALMKTEKDAILRLACGFTQPVSHGMGHHWFHISGTGGVLEWKRSGSGKPLMWLADGQMHDLAQMDWGHARTDAPAAARGSGHGDADYYVHVSFRDAVLGTTPLEFDVYQAMDTAAPAILAADSIDQGTELLEVPNFRPGLERQKGEPTT from the coding sequence ATGGATGACATACGCGTCGGTCTGGTCGGATTGGGGCATCGCGGGCTGCACTGGCTGCGCATGCTCGAGCGCATCGAGGGCTACCGCATTACGGCCCTATGCGATCCGATTGTGACTCTGCACGAGCGGGCGCTGGATGCCCTGGAATCGCGCGAGGGCGTGAAAGCCTACGCTAGCTATGAGGACATGCTGGGCGATTCCCAGGTGGACGCGGTGGCGGTGACGGTGCGCTGCAAAGAGCAGGGCGCGCTGGCGGCCATGGCGTTGGAAGCCGGCAAGCACGTGAATACAGAGGTGCCGGCGGCGCATACGTTGGAAGACTGCTGGCGCATCGTGCTGGCGCAGGAGCGGTCGGGGCTGGTCTACCAGCTTGGCGAGCAGACGCGCTTCTGGGGCTACATCGACGCCTGGCGCGACGTGGTGCAGTCGGGAAAGTTGGGACAGATCACGTTCTGCGAAGGACAATACATCGGTTACTACGGCACGCGGCAGTTCTTTCAGGATCCGGCTTCCGGTGAATTCGCGTCGGTGGATGAGCTATATGAAAAACCGGGGGCGCAGCCGACGTGGCTGCACACCATGCCGCCGATTCACTATCTGCCTCACGAGCTGAGCCCGCTTTTGAAAGTGCTCGACGACCGGGTGGTAAACGTGACCGCCATGAGCACCGGCGCGCCCAGCTACTCGCACCCCGAGATCGGCCAGCCGGATATCCAGGTAGCGCTGATGAAGACGGAGAAGGACGCTATCCTGCGGCTGGCCTGCGGCTTCACGCAGCCGGTCTCCCACGGCATGGGCCACCACTGGTTTCACATCAGCGGTACCGGCGGCGTGCTGGAGTGGAAGCGCAGCGGCAGCGGCAAACCGCTCATGTGGCTGGCCGACGGCCAGATGCACGACTTGGCGCAGATGGACTGGGGCCACGCCCGCACCGACGCGCCGGCCGCCGCCCGCGGCAGCGGTCACGGCGACGCCGACTACTACGTCCACGTCTCGTTCCGCGACGCCGTGCTCGGCACAACCCCCCTGGAATTCGACGTCTACCAAGCGATGGATACCGCCGCCCCCGCCATCCTCGCCGCCGACTCCATCGACCAAGGGACGGAACTGCTTGAAGTCCCCAACTTCCGCCCGGGATTAGAACGGCAGAAAGGCGAACCGACCACCTAA
- a CDS encoding DNA adenine methylase, translating to MSVPHPIPYQGSKRSIAKFILPFFPPNDLSVRLIEPFAGSAAISLAATHYCKAQTVVLNDVNSALMSLWDEILLRPNVLADRYEELWNAQLGREREYYNLIRERFNRSPSPECFLYLLARCVKASIRYNSNGEFNQSPDNRRKGANPTTMRRHLIGASLLLSGRTTVSCADYRDVLDGVLSSDIVYMDPPYQGVCNDRDPRYVEGIDRDEFVETLQNLNQREISYVVSYDGRSDEKSYGEELPEHLDLKRLEIDAGRSSQGTLLGRATKTFESLYLSSALLDRIDVIASGQQQVVSKQLSLSGSSDVRTQLP from the coding sequence GTGAGCGTCCCCCACCCCATACCGTATCAGGGCAGCAAGCGGTCAATCGCAAAGTTCATCTTGCCCTTCTTTCCTCCAAACGACTTGAGCGTGAGACTGATAGAGCCATTTGCGGGTTCAGCAGCTATTTCGTTGGCAGCGACGCACTACTGCAAGGCGCAAACAGTCGTACTCAATGATGTCAACAGTGCTCTTATGAGCCTGTGGGATGAGATATTGTTGCGCCCCAATGTCTTGGCAGATCGATATGAAGAATTGTGGAATGCCCAACTCGGACGCGAGAGAGAATACTACAACCTCATACGGGAAAGATTTAACAGGTCTCCAAGCCCGGAGTGCTTCCTGTACTTGCTCGCTCGTTGTGTGAAAGCCTCAATTCGCTATAACTCGAATGGCGAGTTCAACCAAAGCCCCGACAACCGCAGAAAAGGCGCTAATCCTACAACAATGAGACGACACCTAATAGGGGCTTCGTTGTTGCTGAGTGGCAGGACAACTGTTTCATGCGCTGATTATCGGGATGTACTTGACGGCGTACTGAGTTCGGATATTGTCTACATGGACCCTCCTTATCAGGGAGTGTGTAATGATCGTGACCCGCGTTACGTCGAGGGTATAGATAGAGATGAATTCGTAGAGACGTTGCAAAACCTCAATCAGCGAGAGATTTCGTACGTTGTCAGCTACGACGGTAGAAGCGACGAAAAGAGTTACGGCGAGGAACTGCCAGAACACTTGGATTTAAAACGCCTAGAGATCGATGCCGGCAGGTCATCTCAGGGGACTCTTCTAGGTAGAGCAACCAAGACATTCGAATCACTCTACCTATCATCGGCCTTGCTTGACAGAATCGATGTGATTGCGTCCGGTCAACAACAGGTTGTTTCTAAACAACTTTCTTTGTCAGGAAGTTCTGATGTCCGAACCCAACTACCCTAA
- a CDS encoding HNH endonuclease, protein MSEPNYPKEFLERLKSVTGKRPRTVIDHILEHGFITTEELEVLYGYKHPPRAVRDVRESGIPIETFHVQNSEGQRIAAYRFGDPELLEGERFGGRKTFSKEFKDRLLKQSDNRCGICLERYESRYLQIDHRIPFEVAGDADAEQRRADAYMLVCGSCNRAKSWSCEHCDNWQTLKKPENCASCYWASPESYSHVALEAARRLDIAWKGDEVDEIDRTSRIAEKEGVTTPEYVKKIVRKHVGKREM, encoded by the coding sequence ATGTCCGAACCCAACTACCCTAAAGAGTTTCTTGAACGGCTCAAGTCGGTCACGGGGAAACGTCCGAGAACCGTAATCGACCACATTCTTGAGCACGGATTCATTACAACGGAAGAGTTAGAGGTACTATACGGCTATAAGCATCCACCCAGAGCCGTTCGCGACGTGCGCGAGAGCGGTATCCCTATTGAGACGTTCCATGTGCAAAATTCAGAAGGACAACGAATAGCCGCATACCGATTTGGAGATCCAGAGCTCTTAGAAGGAGAAAGGTTTGGTGGCCGCAAGACCTTTTCGAAGGAGTTTAAGGACAGGCTTCTCAAACAATCGGACAATAGGTGCGGCATTTGTCTGGAGAGATACGAGTCAAGATACTTACAGATAGACCATCGAATTCCTTTTGAGGTTGCCGGAGATGCCGATGCTGAGCAGAGACGCGCAGACGCATACATGCTGGTGTGCGGCTCCTGCAACCGGGCAAAGTCATGGTCCTGTGAGCATTGCGATAACTGGCAAACTTTAAAAAAGCCAGAGAACTGCGCTTCTTGCTACTGGGCTAGCCCTGAATCATACTCTCACGTGGCGCTTGAAGCGGCTCGCAGGCTTGATATCGCTTGGAAGGGAGACGAGGTTGATGAAATCGATCGCACATCCCGCATTGCCGAGAAAGAGGGAGTCACGACGCCGGAATATGTAAAGAAGATAGTCAGAAAGCACGTCGGCAAGCGTGAAATGTGA